In Dyadobacter sp. NIV53, a single window of DNA contains:
- a CDS encoding M61 family metallopeptidase: MKRNAFYQWLFIIILLFKSLTAFAQNQEPVHFIVSMENPANHTFHVMMECKVGVHETATLKMPAWSPGYYQIMDFADAVGNFDAKDEAGNTLKFEKKGKNAWHISKGKASVLKIEYDVKTTKQFVGTSYLDEEHGYIIPAGVFFHLDNEIKRPAEVVVKPFEKWKNAATGLDSVAGKSYTYTAPDFDILYDSPILIGNLEELPAFEVKGIPHRFIGYKMGDFDKVRFMADLKKIVEAASNIIGDIPYKQYTFLAIGPGGGGIEHLNSTTITFDGARLKVPAARMRVLSFITHEYFHHYNVKRIRPIELGPFNYDQGSKTNMLWVSEGISVYYEPLILNRAGLMTQEQLLNAFKTLALSFETQPGRLYQSLAQASAETWSDGPNGRKADEFNKTISYYEKGPIVGMLLDFKIRHETKNKKSLDDVMRTLYQEFYQKQKRGFTESEFRRVSEKIAGTTLDEIFHYVYTTKELDYTKYFNYAGLEIDTTPKIVSGAYSGINSKLQNDSLIVTSVDWNSPAWKAGVRRGNVVLDIDGAGATDKNTANIIPDKKAGDKVVLNVLKKDTKHTVHIVLGTKSDRSFDIRPIEKPDKLQAAILKDWGKLF, translated from the coding sequence ATGAAGAGAAACGCTTTTTACCAATGGCTTTTCATTATTATACTTTTATTTAAATCCCTTACTGCATTTGCCCAAAACCAGGAGCCTGTACATTTTATAGTAAGCATGGAAAATCCTGCAAACCATACTTTTCATGTGATGATGGAATGTAAAGTAGGAGTTCATGAAACTGCAACTTTAAAAATGCCTGCCTGGTCACCGGGATATTACCAGATCATGGATTTTGCTGATGCCGTTGGGAATTTTGATGCCAAAGATGAAGCAGGCAATACGCTTAAATTTGAAAAGAAAGGCAAAAATGCATGGCATATTTCAAAGGGGAAAGCATCTGTTTTGAAAATCGAATATGATGTAAAAACGACGAAGCAATTTGTTGGTACCAGTTATCTGGACGAAGAACATGGTTATATTATTCCTGCCGGGGTATTTTTTCATCTGGATAATGAAATTAAAAGACCAGCCGAAGTGGTTGTGAAACCGTTCGAAAAATGGAAAAACGCAGCAACCGGGCTTGATTCCGTTGCCGGTAAAAGCTATACTTATACTGCTCCGGATTTTGATATTCTGTATGATAGTCCAATTCTGATCGGCAATCTTGAAGAACTGCCTGCCTTTGAAGTAAAGGGAATTCCGCATCGTTTTATCGGATACAAAATGGGTGATTTTGATAAAGTCCGGTTCATGGCTGACCTGAAAAAAATCGTTGAAGCAGCTTCCAATATAATCGGTGATATTCCATACAAACAATATACATTTCTGGCAATCGGGCCGGGTGGCGGAGGTATCGAACATCTTAATTCTACAACCATCACTTTTGATGGTGCGAGATTAAAAGTACCTGCCGCACGTATGCGCGTTCTGAGCTTTATTACGCATGAATATTTCCATCATTACAATGTAAAACGTATCCGTCCGATAGAACTTGGGCCGTTTAATTACGATCAGGGAAGCAAAACAAATATGCTTTGGGTATCCGAAGGAATCAGTGTGTATTATGAACCGTTGATCCTGAACCGTGCCGGACTGATGACACAGGAACAGCTTCTGAATGCGTTTAAAACTCTTGCACTATCTTTTGAAACACAACCCGGAAGATTATACCAATCGCTTGCCCAGGCCAGTGCTGAAACCTGGTCTGACGGCCCGAATGGCAGGAAAGCAGACGAATTTAACAAAACCATTTCCTATTACGAAAAAGGCCCGATTGTCGGGATGCTCCTTGATTTCAAGATCAGGCATGAAACGAAAAATAAGAAATCACTTGATGATGTAATGCGTACGTTATACCAGGAATTTTACCAAAAACAAAAACGCGGGTTTACTGAATCAGAATTCAGAAGGGTCAGTGAAAAAATAGCCGGTACTACACTTGACGAGATTTTTCATTATGTATACACAACAAAGGAGCTGGATTACACCAAATATTTCAATTATGCAGGGCTGGAAATAGATACAACACCTAAAATAGTATCCGGTGCGTATTCAGGAATTAACAGCAAACTGCAAAACGACAGCCTGATCGTAACTTCTGTTGACTGGAATTCTCCGGCATGGAAAGCCGGAGTACGCAGAGGAAATGTTGTTCTGGATATAGACGGAGCAGGAGCAACGGATAAGAATACAGCCAATATTATTCCTGATAAAAAAGCAGGTGATAAAGTGGTTTTAAATGTCTTGAAAAAAGATACCAAACATACTGTTCACATAGTTCTGGGAACAAAATCAGACCGTTCTTTCGACATCAGGCCAATTGAAAAACCTGACAAATTGCAGGCAGCAATATTGAAAGACTGGGGGAAGTTATTTTAA
- a CDS encoding SusD/RagB family nutrient-binding outer membrane lipoprotein codes for MKNIKSCLLIILLLVFTGQACTSDFEEINTNPNSPVEAPITNVLGYVLEDFAFYYFGPLGDMSEPSTYSGQLGKLQYIDDAKYVFTSTNINTLWTVVYRDLKNAQAIIDQADKTGSANMKAVGLTLQAYILQVATDRWRDIPFSEAFKGDAGYITPKYDTQETIYPAIIAQLKTAADLFAAGGTDVLGDGDLLYGGDVKKWQKFCNSLRLRVAIRISNVSPATAQPIIEEIASSATTYPVLASNADNALLNWPGSSPYIEPWNSNFMTRDDHGPSNTLINKLKELADPRISVYAKPAPSDGEYRGVEVGPPTSPIISLYSRVGVKFREDATGFSPFMRYSEILFIMAEAAQKGWNVGGSTAETLYKAAVTASLNENGIADATVISTYLAGSGVKWDNTTNKLYTQKWLSLFKNGQEAWAESRRTDVPLLPAATGSPFTGHTRPPFRYPYPPTETTLNSGNSASFIAEITDNFWGKKMWWDTRTGVQ; via the coding sequence ATGAAAAATATAAAATCCTGCTTACTGATCATTCTTCTGCTGGTATTTACGGGACAAGCCTGTACCAGTGATTTTGAAGAAATAAATACAAACCCGAACAGTCCCGTTGAAGCACCTATTACCAACGTGCTGGGTTATGTGCTGGAAGATTTCGCGTTCTATTATTTCGGGCCGCTCGGAGATATGAGCGAGCCTTCCACTTACAGCGGACAGCTGGGAAAATTACAATATATTGATGACGCAAAGTATGTATTTACTTCTACCAACATCAATACGTTATGGACTGTTGTTTACCGTGACCTGAAAAATGCCCAGGCTATTATTGACCAGGCCGATAAAACAGGTTCTGCGAACATGAAAGCGGTGGGGCTTACCTTGCAGGCTTATATTTTGCAGGTAGCGACAGACCGCTGGAGGGATATTCCGTTTTCGGAAGCATTCAAAGGTGACGCGGGTTACATCACGCCTAAATATGATACACAGGAAACGATTTATCCGGCCATCATTGCACAGTTGAAAACCGCAGCGGATCTTTTTGCAGCCGGTGGAACTGATGTTTTGGGAGACGGCGACCTGCTTTATGGAGGAGACGTAAAAAAATGGCAGAAATTCTGTAATTCTCTTCGTTTGAGGGTTGCTATTCGTATATCCAATGTAAGCCCGGCTACTGCTCAGCCGATTATTGAAGAAATCGCTTCTTCGGCTACGACTTATCCGGTCTTGGCCAGTAACGCCGACAATGCACTGCTTAACTGGCCGGGATCAAGTCCGTATATTGAACCGTGGAACAGCAACTTTATGACACGCGACGATCATGGCCCAAGTAATACGCTGATTAATAAACTGAAAGAACTGGCTGATCCGAGAATATCGGTTTATGCCAAACCAGCACCAAGTGACGGTGAATACAGAGGTGTTGAAGTTGGCCCTCCTACTTCTCCGATCATTTCTCTATATTCCCGTGTTGGCGTAAAGTTCCGTGAAGATGCTACCGGATTTTCTCCTTTCATGCGATACAGCGAAATACTTTTCATCATGGCAGAAGCCGCTCAAAAAGGATGGAATGTAGGTGGAAGCACTGCCGAAACTTTATACAAAGCTGCTGTAACCGCTTCGCTGAATGAAAACGGCATTGCGGATGCAACGGTTATCAGCACTTACCTGGCAGGTTCAGGCGTAAAATGGGATAACACCACCAATAAATTGTACACGCAAAAATGGCTGTCGCTGTTTAAAAACGGGCAGGAAGCCTGGGCTGAATCAAGACGTACAGATGTACCTTTATTACCCGCGGCAACCGGTTCTCCATTTACAGGTCATACGCGTCCGCCATTCCGCTACCCTTATCCACCAACAGAAACTACGCTTAACTCAGGAAACAGCGCATCGTTCATCGCTGAAATCACTGACAATTTCTGGGGAAAGAAAATGTGGTGGGACACACGCACGGGGGTTCAGTAA
- a CDS encoding SusC/RagA family TonB-linked outer membrane protein, with translation MNKPILIMTMRALLVTFIAFFCLPAAFTARAESVKPFSKMADIEISGVITSKEDGSPLPGASVIVKGGANNGTTTDGEGRFKLTAAENSTLIISFIGYLSQETEVAGNGVINIALVADSRILNEVVVTALGVTREKKSLGYAIQEVKGSDLIKSNEQNVLNSLSGKVAGVQITAGSGAIGSGSRIVLRGNNSFGNNQPLFVVDGVPVSNFSTNTTSGGGVDYGNAIAEVDPNNIASMSVLKGANAAALYGYQAANGVILITTKNGKGAGKGTSISYSGGFSYEKPYILPKYQNQYGQGVYGEEYMWKKKNDGSTYQDYATSTGFSYLDGLGNGINDGVDESWGPRLDAGLLIPQYNSPIDANGNRTATPWVSNPNNVKDFFQTGYTIDNSVAVSSSSENGDTRLSFGQQKQIGTIPNTDQKRYTIQLNTTQNLTKRLKTNALVNYVRTANDNLVGQGYHANNPMQSIGGWFGRQVDMKDLKEHYGETFANGMPYNWNNNFHDNPYFNVNNNTHSRYKDRVFGNVSATYRFHEWFSAMARIGTDWSAEQRKEITHNKSNETLTSMADKTWGGGKFTESKYNINEINADLILTGHGSIAKDLTLSYTAGANYRNYSYNYSSLGASQLTVPDLFNISNAKGSPTTAMTTNKLRTNSVYGQASLGYKDYLYLDVTARNDWSSTLPKGNWSYFYPSASLSWVFTNVIPVNPDILSFGKLRASWASVGNGGSPYQLQSSYNANATAFDGVTLYSISSTLPPLNLKPEKAKSTEVGLELQFLNRRIGLDATYYNKITTNQIMQVNISGASGYSTMQLNAGEIQNKGIELQLNAGIIRNPGGFNWDINFNWAKNKSMVNSLYEDPTTGQKLEAYTITSVWGLTVDAVPGQAYGVMRGASFARDASTGAIIIGSNGLPTYNSTPTAVGNVMPDWVGGVTNNFTYKNFNFSFLLDMRKGGDVFSVTQWFGMQSGVTAATVEGGIRENGLIVGQDVLKDEKVTMADGSPNTIRVGARDYFQSLWGGRETAIVDGSFVKLRQIEFGYQLPSSFTLKYPWLKGAGISLFARNIALLYTDKSNEANIDPETGFGVGNDGLGIEQYQIPSNRSIGVKLNLKF, from the coding sequence ATGAACAAACCTATCTTAATTATGACAATGCGCGCCCTTCTGGTCACGTTCATTGCATTTTTTTGCCTTCCGGCAGCATTTACTGCCAGGGCAGAAAGCGTAAAGCCGTTTTCGAAAATGGCCGACATCGAAATTTCCGGAGTAATTACTTCCAAAGAAGATGGCAGTCCGCTACCGGGGGCATCAGTAATTGTAAAAGGCGGAGCCAACAACGGTACCACTACCGACGGGGAAGGCAGATTTAAATTAACCGCAGCCGAAAACAGTACGCTGATCATTAGTTTTATCGGTTATCTGTCGCAGGAAACAGAAGTTGCCGGAAATGGAGTTATCAACATTGCGCTGGTAGCCGACAGCAGGATTCTGAATGAAGTGGTTGTAACTGCTTTGGGTGTTACCAGAGAGAAAAAATCATTGGGTTATGCAATTCAGGAAGTGAAGGGCAGTGACCTTATTAAAAGTAACGAACAAAATGTACTGAATTCACTTTCCGGAAAAGTTGCCGGGGTGCAGATCACCGCAGGAAGCGGTGCAATTGGATCGGGTTCGAGGATCGTTTTACGCGGCAATAACTCATTTGGAAATAACCAGCCGCTATTTGTTGTAGACGGAGTTCCGGTTAGTAATTTTTCTACCAATACAACTTCCGGCGGCGGAGTAGATTATGGTAATGCCATTGCAGAAGTTGATCCGAACAATATCGCATCTATGTCGGTGCTAAAAGGTGCCAATGCGGCTGCCTTATATGGTTACCAGGCTGCAAATGGTGTTATCCTGATCACGACTAAAAATGGTAAAGGTGCAGGAAAAGGCACTTCAATCAGTTATTCCGGTGGTTTCTCTTATGAAAAACCTTATATCCTGCCAAAATACCAGAACCAATACGGACAAGGCGTATATGGCGAAGAGTATATGTGGAAAAAGAAAAACGATGGCTCTACGTACCAGGATTACGCTACTTCAACAGGCTTCTCTTATCTTGACGGGTTGGGCAATGGTATCAACGACGGAGTTGATGAAAGCTGGGGGCCAAGACTGGACGCTGGCCTGTTGATTCCACAATACAACAGCCCGATCGATGCAAACGGTAACCGTACTGCAACGCCATGGGTTTCAAATCCTAACAACGTAAAGGATTTTTTCCAGACAGGTTATACGATTGACAATTCTGTCGCAGTTTCTTCCAGTTCTGAAAATGGTGATACGAGATTATCTTTTGGTCAGCAGAAACAGATTGGTACCATACCAAATACAGATCAGAAACGGTATACAATCCAGCTGAATACCACCCAGAATTTAACAAAAAGATTAAAAACAAATGCACTGGTAAACTACGTACGTACTGCCAATGACAACCTGGTTGGACAAGGATATCATGCCAATAACCCGATGCAATCAATTGGAGGATGGTTTGGCCGTCAGGTTGACATGAAGGATCTTAAAGAACATTACGGAGAGACTTTCGCAAACGGAATGCCTTATAACTGGAACAATAACTTCCACGACAATCCTTATTTCAATGTAAATAACAACACGCATTCACGTTATAAAGACCGTGTTTTCGGTAACGTAAGTGCTACTTACCGTTTCCATGAGTGGTTTAGCGCAATGGCAAGAATTGGTACTGACTGGTCCGCTGAGCAACGCAAGGAAATTACGCACAATAAATCCAACGAAACGCTGACCAGCATGGCCGACAAAACATGGGGTGGCGGAAAATTCACTGAATCGAAGTATAATATCAATGAAATCAACGCTGACCTCATTTTGACCGGTCATGGCAGTATCGCAAAAGACCTTACACTGAGCTATACAGCGGGAGCCAACTATCGTAATTATTCCTACAATTACAGCTCACTTGGTGCTTCCCAGCTTACTGTGCCGGATCTGTTCAATATCAGCAATGCCAAAGGAAGCCCTACAACGGCAATGACAACCAATAAGTTAAGAACAAACAGTGTTTACGGACAAGCATCTCTGGGATATAAAGATTATCTGTACCTGGATGTAACTGCACGTAATGACTGGAGTTCTACATTGCCAAAAGGTAACTGGTCGTATTTTTATCCATCGGCTAGTTTGAGCTGGGTTTTTACCAATGTAATTCCTGTTAACCCGGATATCCTGAGTTTTGGTAAACTGCGCGCCAGCTGGGCAAGTGTTGGAAATGGCGGCAGCCCTTACCAGCTGCAATCGTCTTACAATGCCAATGCAACCGCTTTTGACGGGGTAACACTTTATAGTATTTCAAGCACTTTGCCTCCGCTTAACCTGAAACCTGAAAAAGCAAAAAGTACGGAAGTTGGTCTGGAACTGCAATTCCTGAACCGCCGTATCGGACTGGATGCAACGTATTACAACAAAATCACAACCAACCAGATTATGCAGGTGAATATTTCCGGAGCATCGGGATATAGCACCATGCAGCTGAATGCAGGAGAAATCCAGAACAAAGGAATTGAACTGCAATTGAACGCTGGTATCATCCGGAATCCGGGTGGGTTCAACTGGGATATCAATTTCAACTGGGCCAAAAACAAAAGTATGGTGAACTCGCTGTACGAAGATCCTACAACCGGCCAGAAACTGGAAGCTTACACAATTACTTCGGTTTGGGGACTTACAGTGGATGCTGTTCCGGGACAGGCTTATGGTGTGATGAGAGGTGCTTCTTTTGCAAGAGATGCTTCAACGGGAGCGATCATTATCGGAAGCAACGGTTTGCCAACTTACAATTCAACACCAACGGCAGTAGGCAATGTCATGCCTGACTGGGTTGGAGGTGTTACCAACAATTTCACCTACAAGAATTTCAATTTCAGCTTCCTGCTGGATATGAGAAAAGGCGGGGATGTATTCAGCGTAACGCAATGGTTTGGTATGCAGTCTGGTGTGACAGCCGCAACAGTTGAAGGCGGAATTCGTGAAAACGGGCTTATCGTTGGACAGGATGTATTGAAAGACGAAAAAGTTACGATGGCTGACGGTTCGCCTAACACGATCCGGGTTGGTGCAAGAGATTATTTCCAAAGCCTTTGGGGTGGAAGAGAAACGGCAATCGTTGACGGAAGTTTTGTAAAGCTCCGCCAGATCGAATTCGGTTATCAGCTGCCTTCTTCTTTTACATTAAAATATCCATGGCTTAAAGGAGCTGGTATTTCCCTGTTTGCACGCAACATAGCTTTATTGTATACCGACAAAAGTAATGAAGCGAACATAGACCCGGAAACAGGTTTTGGTGTAGGAAATGACGGGTTGGGTATCGAACAATACCAGATCCCTTCCAACAGAAGCATTGGTGTAAAATTAAATCTGAAATTCTGA